In the Oscarella lobularis chromosome 14, ooOscLobu1.1, whole genome shotgun sequence genome, one interval contains:
- the LOC136195769 gene encoding beta-1,3-galactosyltransferase 5-like, with protein sequence MYNKKAVALGIVTVLGACQFVFYLRYASRARSPKLPEATNETDPVVALPSRTLHVLGVVPQEPRTETKGPPVITHREKTANPSPDPPCPALSLPLKELYPDVPPPCRDASGFASSPAFCPQKTKTKKSSILIVIMSAASNFAQRHMARNMWLRSRFKMKADFVASHPWKYLFLVGKPKSVALQRSITVESCHFFDILQVDVVEDYYNLMTKKMAAFDYVLRNGIDFDILLKTDDDCFVNVQLTLEWLDSVTSKAYACAVRGAKNRTGKYLLGGVCAIRSPPIRNPRHKWYLSPQDYSDEKFPPFCYGPGYFLSYDLVRAISSFKGKDRMESFRLEDVHTGILLKKTLLMPSNCLSHAHRVLNRDGRCSRGEFPFVVMGRSLERLKYLYDAFMQYPTCR encoded by the coding sequence ATGTACAACAAGAAAGCTGTTGCCCTAGGCATAGTGACGGTTCTTGGAGCATGTCAATTCGTCTTTTATCTTCGATACGCGTCGCGTGCCCGATCTCCCAAACTCCCAGAGGCCACGAACGAAACGGATCCGGTCGTCGCCTTACCGTCCAGAACGCTTCATGTTCTCGGTGTTGTCCCACAAGAGCCGAGAACGGAAACAAAGGGGCCCCCTGTGATCACGCATCGCGAGAAAACTGCAAATCCTTCTCCGGATCCTCCTTGCCCTGCGTTGTCTCTTCCACTCAAAGAGCTCTATCCCgacgttccgccgccgtgtCGAGACGCGAGTGGTTTCGCCAGTTCGCCGGCATTTTGCCcacaaaagacgaaaacgaagaagtcgtcgatccTCATCGTCATAatgtcggcggcgtcgaatttcgcCCAGCGTCACATGGCGAGAAATATGTGGCTCCGATCCCGATTCAAAATGAAGGCCGACTTCGTCGCATCGCATCCGTGGAAATATCTGTTTCTCGTCGGAAAACCGAAGAGCGTCGCCTTGCAACGCAGCATCACCGTCGAATCGTGCCATTTCTTCGACATACTCCAAGTGGACGTCGTGGAAGACTACTACAATTTGATGACGAAAAAGATGGCCGCGTTCGACTACGTCCTTCGAAATGGCATCGATTTCGATATTCTTCTCaaaaccgacgacgattgtttCGTCAACGTTCAGTTGACTCTAGAATGGCTGGACAGTGTGACGTCGAAAGCTTATGCTTGTGCTGTTCGAGGAGCAAAGAATCGGACCGGAAAATATTTATTGGGTGGTGTGTGCGCGATACGCAGTCCGCCTATACGAAATCCGCGGCACAAATGGTACTTATCTCCTCAGGACTATTCGGATGAAAAGTTTCCGCCCTTTTGTTACGGCCCGGGGTATTTTCTTTCGTACGATCTCGTCAGAGCCATTTCGTCTTTCAAGGGTAAAGATCGGATGGAGAGTTTTCGACTTGAAGACGTTCACACGGGAATTCTTCTCAAGAAGACACTTCTCATGCCGTCGAATTGCTTGTCTCACGCGCATCGCGTTCTAAATAGGGATGGACGTTGTTCGAGAGGCGAGTTTCCGTTCGTGGTAATGGGCCGATCGCTGGAGCGGCTGAAATATCTATACGACGCCTTTATGCAATATCCGACGTGCAGATGA
- the LOC136195766 gene encoding N-acetyllactosaminide beta-1,3-N-acetylglucosaminyltransferase 4-like — translation MKRFSAKFFATVRPSSTTGLCEKALRASWDARFIDELGETSAEMCRSETIRASHLRKSEEGFYFRPLSSCMYNKKAVALGIVTVLGACQFVFYLRYASRARSPKLPWTSEATNETDPVVALPSRTHHVLGVVPQEPRTETKGPPVITHRDPSPNPPCPTLSLPLKERYPDVPPPCRDASGFASSPAFCPQKTKTKKSSLLVVVMSAASNFAQRHMARNLWLRSRFKVKAEFVASHPWKYLFLVGKPNAKTREKSVALQRSIATESCHFFDILQVDVMEDYYNLTAKKMAAFDYVLRNGINFDILLKTDDDCFVNVQLTLEWLDSVTSKAYACAVRGAKNRTGKYFLGGTCAFLSSPVRNPRNKWYLSPHDYPDEKFPPFCYGPGYFLSYDLVRAISSLTGEDRMESFRIEDVHTGILLKKTLLMPSNCLSHTHRVLNRDGRCSRGEFPFVVMGRSLERLKYLYDAFMQYPTCR, via the coding sequence ATGAAGCGGTTTTCAGCAAAGTTCTTCGCCACGGTAAGACCTTCCTCAACCACGGGGCTCTGTGAGAAAGCGCTGAGAGCTAGTTGGGACGCAAGGTTCATAGATGAACTCGGGGAAACAAGTGCAGAGATGTGTAGGAGTGAGACTATCCGGGCTTCACACCTACGGAAGTCAGAGGAAGGCTTCTATTTTCGGCCGCTTTCGTCCTGTATGTACAACAAGAAAGCTGTTGCCCTAGGCATAGTGACGGTTCTTGGAGCATGTCAATTCGTCTTTTATCTTCGATACGCGTCGCGTGCCCGATCTCCCAAACTCCCATGGACTTCAGAGGCCACGAACGAAACGGATCCGGTCGTCGCCTTACCGTCCAGAACGCATCACGTTCTCGGTGTTGTCCCACAAGAGCCGAGAACTGAAACAAAGGGGCCCCCTGTGATCACGCATCGCGATCCTTCTCCGAATCCTCCTTGCCCTACGTTGTCTCTTCCACTGAAAGAGCGCTATCCCgacgttccgccgccgtgtCGAGACGCGAGTGGTTTCGCCAGTTCGCCGGCATTTTGTCcacaaaagacgaaaacgaagaagtcgtcgctcctcgtcgtcgtaatgTCGGCAGCGTCGAATTTCGCCCAGCGTCACATGGCGAGAAATCTGTGGCTCCGATCCCGATTCAAAGTGAAGGCcgaattcgtcgcgtcgcatcCGTGGAAATATCTGTTTCTCGTCGGAAAACCGAATGCGAAGACAAGGGAGAAGAGCGTCGCCTTGCAACGCAGCATCGCCACCGAATCGTGCCATTTCTTCGACATACTCCAAGTGGACGTCATGGAAGACTACTACaatttgacggcgaaaaagaTGGCCGCGTTCGACTACGTCCTTCGAAATGGCATCAACTTCGATATTCTTCTCaaaaccgacgacgattgtttCGTCAACGTTCAGTTGACTCTAGAATGGCTTGAcagtgtgacgtcaaaggCTTATGCTTGTGCTGTTCGAGGAGCAAAGAATCGAAccggaaaatattttctggGTGGTACGTGCGCGTTTCTCAGTTCGCCTGTGCGAAATCCGCGGAACAAATGGTACTTATCTCCTCACGACTATCCGGATGAAAAGTTTCCGCCCTTTTGTTACGGTCCGGGGTATTTTCTTTCGTACGATCTCGTCAGGGCCATTTCGTCTTTGACGGGTGAAGATCGGATGGAGAGTTTTCGAATTGAAGACGTTCACACGGGAATTCTTCTCAAAAAGACGCTTCTCATGCCGTCGAATTGCTTGTCTCACACGCATCGCGTTCTAAATAGGGATGGACGTTGTTCGAGAGGCGAGTTTCCGTTCGTGGTAATGGGCCGATCGCTTGAGCGGCTGAAATATCTATACGACGCCTTTATGCAATATCCGACCTGCAGATGA
- the LOC136195765 gene encoding uncharacterized protein, with protein sequence MQLHHVVVIALVALLEAAKGSGDITCDSVANTSVAVSETLSSSFFKRIERNRISIVAKTVVLDGDAKINFDPCKDLVIDAVAVVLKGTIQFRARHVTINAINVTIVGTSSTLDSSYVAPGLPDYHGQAPSGNGYGDRGQDGRDGGTGGTGGSIRITMSTLNGGGLFLKADGGSGGMGERGGDGHPGEPGKPNSDLTACCHKRSTAGFAGKAGGDAGKPGKSGNGGRGGSVAVNLPPWANRNSIMRRVKISVSGGKPGAQAQPGDAGDGGLGGAGSPTKCYNAGSWIDKKHRCKDALGPNGATGPSGLPARLAPSASAGASGKQRVRVGSIANTAPLPMLRIAMMSANSEYKKSSGKAARYVYLWIREATENAADKYKQSLNKLARTYLVQLAHGFDFWGHAYNYVSMVSYSTLYDHLKDDVIPYAIDVEKDFDDYQDKATSMERHRSIAQNSIQHMRVLVQTSKGKIAKARASLDSIRIELQQLQRMQEFSLHRSQAAAEVCQNAVQNYIAHKDAITFGDIFKMVFSAIKVGIDVAKFVVDAYEKNASGAAEDAISTIEDGETLVKDIKTVVDEEKNFVTDEANAVARFNEIKGQIDETGKENTAKLLVEKNSFDALIHKWLFLPECKDSEADFTAYINSSSAVNNKIMQHDAVVIQISLLETTVQRYEDEAAQMQSEISTDFNPFTLSYAQAIEHVYMALKDSVVDELKQIQEAYNYQFLSSQLFSLDDSRMAMIEAWLANNRIDMLEAMSTYGRSVQIFNKDVKPLTNTIVLEREKLLGSFEQLDKSNQITFFLSGSEDLFAPWTQVRMTGVKAWLVGLESSNERVRVWMKRLGTSLLFDRRGEPWTFTHGSRVMSFSYNKKNLDDETVTEYDGDDDELVSLSPLGPWILSVDRAYNPGVDTSKVKEIHLQITGTFLPCDEPKCPIRRPAVNLAILTNATSFPNATLATTTVMPQDSGNGKALFYGLTVFGGVMGVTFLIILIFAIRKQKSKRSKEQFGPYYRERSSLLNESS encoded by the exons ATGCAACTGCATCACGTCGTAGTTATAGCTCTAGTTGCTCTTCTTGAAGCGGCAAAAG GATCAGGCGACATAACCTGTGACTCCGTCGCCAACACGTCAGTCGCAGTGTCCGAAACGCTCAGCAGCAGCTTCTTCAAACGAATAGAACGCAATAGAATCAGCATAGTCGCTAAAACAGTCGtactcgacggcgacgcaaAAATCAACTTTGATCCCTGCAAAGACCTAGTAATCGACGCCGTAGCCGTCGTTCTAAAAGGAACGATACAATTTCGCGCGCGCCACGTAACCATCAACGCAATCAACGTCACGATCGTtgggacgtcgtcgacgctcgacaGTTCCTACGTGGCCCCGGGACTGCCTGATTATCATGGCCAGGCTCCGTCTGGAAATGGCTACGGCGACCGAGGCCAAGACGGTCGCGACGGAGGCACGGGAGGCACTGGAGGGAGTATTCGTATTACGATGTCTACTTTGAATGGCGGTGGTTTGTTTCTCAAAGCGGATGGTGGTTCGGGCGGTATGGGTGAACGTGGGGGAGACGGCCACCCAGGAGAGCCAGGGAAGCCAAATTCTGATCTTACTGCTTGTTGCCATAAACGATCGACGGCGGGATTCGCCGGCAAGGCGGGAGGAGACGCGGGTAAACCAGGCAAGTCGGGAAACGGAGGTCGCGGCGGCTCCGTTGCGGTCAACCTCCCGCCGTGGGCGAACAGAAATAGCATTATGAGGCGCGTAAAGATTTCGGTTTCGGGAGGGAAACCCGGAGCGCAGGCGCAGCCTGGCGATGCAGGAGACGGCGGGCTGGGCGGTGCCGGATCGCCGACGAAGTGCTACAATGCCGGTTCGTGGATTGATAAGAAGCACCGGTGTAAGGATGCTTTGGGTCCGAACGGTGCAACAGGACCGTCGGGATTGCCAGCCCGCCTGGCTCCTTCGGCGTCTGCAGGCGCAAGTGGGAAACAAAGGGTGAGAGTTGGTTCTATAGCCAATACCGCTCCTCTTCCTATGTTGCGTATCGCGATGATGTCGGCGAATTCTGAATACAAGAAGAGCAGCGGTAAAGCGGCTCGATACGTCTATCTCTGGATTCGAGAAGCGACGGAGAATGCCGCTGATAAATACAAACAGAGTTTGAACAAGCTCGCCAGAACGTATCTCGTGCAACTCGCTCACG GTTTTGACTTTTGGGGACATGCTTACAATTACGTGTCGATGGTGTCGTATTCAACTCTATACGATCatttgaaagacgacgtaaTTCCTTACGctattgacgtcgaaaaagattTTGACGACTACCAAGACAAAGCGACGTCAATGGAAAGACATCGATCCATCGCTCAGAATTCCATTCAGCACATGAGAGTTCTCGTTCAAACAAGCAAGGGAAAGATAGCAAAAGCTCGTGCGAGTCTTGACAGCATTCGAATTGAGTTGCAGCAGCTGCAAAGAATGCAAGAGTTTTCTCTCCATCGATCGCAGGCTGCAGCGGAAGTGTGTCAGAACGCCGTGCAGAATTATATTGCGCACAAGGATGCCATAACGTTTGGCGATATTTTCAAAATGGTTTTTTCTGCTATCAAAGTTGGGATTGATG TagcgaaattcgtcgtcgacgcctatgaaaaaaatgctaGTGGAGCCGCTGAAGACGCCATATCTACGATTGAGGATGGCGAGACTTTAGTGAAAGATATTAAGACAGTAGTTGACGAGGAGAAGAATTTTGTTACTGACGAGGCAAACGCAGTCGCACGATTCAATGAAATCAAAGGCCAGATTGACGAAACCGGAAAGGAAAACACCGCAAAATtgctcgtcgaaaagaacAGTTTTGACGCC ctGATACATAAGTGGCTCTTTTTGCCCGAATGCAAAGACTCAGAAGCCGACTTCACTGCTTACATCAACTCGTCCAG TGCCGTGAATAATAAAATCATGCAgcacgacgccgtcgtcattcagATTTCTCTCTTGGAAACGACCGTGCAACGatacgaagacgaagcggcgcAAATGCAAAGCGAAATCAGCACCGATTTCAACCCGTTCACGTTGAGCTACGCGCAGGCAATCGAACACGTTTACATGGCTCTAAAAGactccgtcgtcgacgaactaAAGCAAATTCAAGAAGCCTACAACTACCAATTTCTATCATCGCAATTATTCAGTCTCGACGACAGTCGCATGGCCATGATCGAAGCGTGGCTAGCCAATAATCGCATAGACATGCTCGAGGCAATGTCGACGTACGGACGCAGCGTGCAAATCTTCAACAAAGACGTGAAACCGTTGACGAATACGATCGTTCTCGAGCGCGAGAAGCTGCTCGGCAGTTTCGAACAGCTCGACAAATCGAATCAAATTACTTTCTTTCTATCGGGATCCGAGGATCTGTTCGCTCCGTGGACTCAAGTTCGTATGACCGGCGTCAAAGCGTGGCTCGTCGGGCtcgagtcgtcgaacgagcgaGTGCGCGTGTGGATGAAACGGCTCGGCACGTCGCTTCTtttcgatcgacgaggagaacCGTGGACGTTCACGCACGGCTCTCGCGTGATGTCGTTTTCGTATAACAAGAAGAATCTTGATGATGAAACGGTGACTGAAtatgacggcgacgacgacgaactcgtTTCTCTTAGTCCCCTTGGACCGTGGATTCTCAGCGTCGACAGAGCGTACAATCCAGGAGTTGACACCAGCAAAGTCAAAGAGATTCACCTGCAGATTACGGGTACCTTTTTGCCTTGTGATGAGCCGAAGTGTCCTATTCGACGGCCGGCAGTCAACCTAGCGATTCTGACTAATGCGACGTCATTTCCAAATGCTACATTAGCTACTACAACAGTAATGCCCCAAGACAGTGGAAATGGGAAGGCCCTGTTTTATGGACTGACGGTTTTTGGTGGTGTGATGGGAGTTACATTTTTGATTATTCTTATTTTTGCGATAAGGAAACAGAAGTCGAAGAGAAGCAAAGAGCAGTTTGGACCATACTACAGAGAGCGTTCTTCTCTGCTGAACGAAAGCAGCTGA
- the LOC136195767 gene encoding uncharacterized protein isoform X1 has protein sequence MRTISSLFLGSLHHKDSLSLAFTPNRIPAFSTTRTLYISVKQTQLMSQSVKISLSEPTPRASKIDKAIALVRKAAISLPGLKFYKFSTLNVGDAAFSGASNAFTLEEISTVLFFGEGGVFETPTEAFLRSYPDALVRLYDASTPEFFQNYSDNVLETNVEKEKEHEKELKLLREVVLPLCGGKCLVLIHRKPRSTVRKYTGGLQSADLAMGNSETWHGYLDAVAKPDEILTEVPVSFFESPSDNQCDSESEDHDEEEGGANSDEPSSRLFSETGCNLDFKVELEEKRVRQTVSECVMFSFIHHSRHKEQPSLVPTLLFDGRSFYVVMYDCVADVLLISGQVMIVEKNTVNLHHVALFWAVLHHRVVLRERKEYKEDLRELSGALSSGFHETCRATDRLELYKSLHEYDHKKPPEVKKPLRYLIPFDKIAAQAKRSKWIVSK, from the exons atgcgcactaTCTCTTCGCTGTTTCTCGGATCGCTGCATCACAAAGATAgtctttctctcgcttttACGCCGAATCGCATTCCTGCTTTTTCCACGACACGAACATTGTATATCTCGGTGAAGCAAACTCAGCTT ATGTCTCAAAGTGTCAAAATTAGCCTATCGGAGCCCACCCCGAGAGCGTCAAAAATTGACAAAG CCATTGCTCTCGTTCGAAAAGCAGCTATATCTTTGCCGGGGTTAAAGTTTTACAAGTTCAGCACTCtcaacgtcggcgacgcaGCTTTCAGCGGTGCTTCGAATGCATTCACTTTGGAGGAGATTTCCACGGTCCTATTTTTTGGCGAAGGGGGCGTCTTTGAAACGCCGACAGAAGCCTTTTTACGGTCATACCCGGATGCTTTGGTACGTCTTTACGACGCTTCGACACCGGAATTTTTCCAGAACTACTCTGACAACGTTCTGGAAACTAAtgtagaaaaggaaaaagagcaTGAAAAGgaattaaaattattgagGGAAGTTGTTTTACCGTTGTGCGGCGGGAAGTGTTTGGTTTTGATCCATCGCAAGCCTCGTTCTACAGTTCGTAAGTACACTGGAGGCCTGCAAAGCGCTGATCTGGCTATGGGCAACTCGGAGACGTGGCATGGCTATCTTGATGCAGTGGCGAAACCGGATGAAATCCTGACTGAAGTACCAGTGTCTTTTTTTGAATCACCGTCAGACAACCAGTGCGACAGCGAGAGCGAAGATcatgatgaagaagaaggggGAGCAAATTCCGATGAGCCTTCTTCACGTTTGTTCAGTGAAACTGGATGCAATCTTGACTTCAAGGTTGAACTGGAGGAAAAGCGCGTTCGTCAAACCGTTTCAGAGTGCGTCATGTTTTCCTTTATTCACCACAGTCGACACAAAGAACAGCCTTCTCTTGTTCCGACTCTTTTGTTTGACGGAAGATCATTCTATGTGGTCATGTACGACTGCGTTGCTGACGTATTGCTTATATCTGGTCAGGTAATGATTGTTGAAAAGAACACGGTAAACTTGCATCACGTAGCGTTGTTCTGGGCTGTTCTGCACCATCGAGTCGTgttgagagaaagaaaggagTACAAGGAAGATTTGAGAGAGCTGTCAGGCGCCCTGTCTTCCGGATTTCATGAAACTTGCAGGGCAACTGATCGTCTAGAATTATACAAATCACTGCATGAGTACGATCATAAAAAGCCGCCAGAAGTTAAAAAGCCCCTCCGCTATTTGATTCCGTTTGATAAAATTGCGGCGCAAGCAAAACGAAGTAAATGGATAGTAAGTAAGTGA
- the LOC136195767 gene encoding uncharacterized protein isoform X2 produces MSQSVKISLSEPTPRASKIDKAIALVRKAAISLPGLKFYKFSTLNVGDAAFSGASNAFTLEEISTVLFFGEGGVFETPTEAFLRSYPDALVRLYDASTPEFFQNYSDNVLETNVEKEKEHEKELKLLREVVLPLCGGKCLVLIHRKPRSTVRKYTGGLQSADLAMGNSETWHGYLDAVAKPDEILTEVPVSFFESPSDNQCDSESEDHDEEEGGANSDEPSSRLFSETGCNLDFKVELEEKRVRQTVSECVMFSFIHHSRHKEQPSLVPTLLFDGRSFYVVMYDCVADVLLISGQVMIVEKNTVNLHHVALFWAVLHHRVVLRERKEYKEDLRELSGALSSGFHETCRATDRLELYKSLHEYDHKKPPEVKKPLRYLIPFDKIAAQAKRSKWIVSK; encoded by the exons ATGTCTCAAAGTGTCAAAATTAGCCTATCGGAGCCCACCCCGAGAGCGTCAAAAATTGACAAAG CCATTGCTCTCGTTCGAAAAGCAGCTATATCTTTGCCGGGGTTAAAGTTTTACAAGTTCAGCACTCtcaacgtcggcgacgcaGCTTTCAGCGGTGCTTCGAATGCATTCACTTTGGAGGAGATTTCCACGGTCCTATTTTTTGGCGAAGGGGGCGTCTTTGAAACGCCGACAGAAGCCTTTTTACGGTCATACCCGGATGCTTTGGTACGTCTTTACGACGCTTCGACACCGGAATTTTTCCAGAACTACTCTGACAACGTTCTGGAAACTAAtgtagaaaaggaaaaagagcaTGAAAAGgaattaaaattattgagGGAAGTTGTTTTACCGTTGTGCGGCGGGAAGTGTTTGGTTTTGATCCATCGCAAGCCTCGTTCTACAGTTCGTAAGTACACTGGAGGCCTGCAAAGCGCTGATCTGGCTATGGGCAACTCGGAGACGTGGCATGGCTATCTTGATGCAGTGGCGAAACCGGATGAAATCCTGACTGAAGTACCAGTGTCTTTTTTTGAATCACCGTCAGACAACCAGTGCGACAGCGAGAGCGAAGATcatgatgaagaagaaggggGAGCAAATTCCGATGAGCCTTCTTCACGTTTGTTCAGTGAAACTGGATGCAATCTTGACTTCAAGGTTGAACTGGAGGAAAAGCGCGTTCGTCAAACCGTTTCAGAGTGCGTCATGTTTTCCTTTATTCACCACAGTCGACACAAAGAACAGCCTTCTCTTGTTCCGACTCTTTTGTTTGACGGAAGATCATTCTATGTGGTCATGTACGACTGCGTTGCTGACGTATTGCTTATATCTGGTCAGGTAATGATTGTTGAAAAGAACACGGTAAACTTGCATCACGTAGCGTTGTTCTGGGCTGTTCTGCACCATCGAGTCGTgttgagagaaagaaaggagTACAAGGAAGATTTGAGAGAGCTGTCAGGCGCCCTGTCTTCCGGATTTCATGAAACTTGCAGGGCAACTGATCGTCTAGAATTATACAAATCACTGCATGAGTACGATCATAAAAAGCCGCCAGAAGTTAAAAAGCCCCTCCGCTATTTGATTCCGTTTGATAAAATTGCGGCGCAAGCAAAACGAAGTAAATGGATAGTAAGTAAGTGA
- the LOC136195683 gene encoding pantetheinase-like — MLFTFSIIWGLLRGILASSDDYVAAVVEHSPILAPILPVNVSTAQSLMMKNLASYEKHAINAKQSGAQIVVFPEDGIYGVTLGPFTNLPYMENIPSSTAISTENINPCLSEVQFEDRPVLRRLSCLARDLSIAIVANMGDVQPCQPLTDKGCRTTTKLAKYNTDVAFDTDGRLLAKYHKKHLFFEYEYTEPESASLAVFTTSFGVKFGLFTCFDMLFQKPAQELVRRLGIKNIAFPTAWINSFPYLASVAVQQAWSRAMGVNVLAANLHIPTYNFTGSGIYSSGKVISEFMSSVPGESELLMGKVNANPLGNPPKIGGDDHYVNKSYKPDPEKHPQFVYKALVGNEGAVDACHGNFCCHAKFSRQELDGELYALGAFSGMDEHEPEEYKIQVCTLRKCATTLSQCSQQTNASQTMFSFLSINGSFSESTFIYPVFMLGNRQLLQPEFVHVGNGSMTYNDQSVAVLTATLYGRIFTETVRE; from the coding sequence ATGCTCTTCACTTTTTCGATCATCTGGGGGCTTCTTAGAGGTATCCTGGCCTCTAGCGACGACTACGTTGCTGCCGTTGTGGAGCACAGTCCTATTCTCGCCCCGATTCTACCCGTAAACGTGTCTACTGCTCAGTCTCTCATGATGAAGAACTTAGCCAGCTACGAGAAGCACGCTATAAACGCTAAGCAATCTGGAGCGCAAATCGTAGTGTTTCCTGAGGACGGGATCTACGGGGTCACATTGGGTCCCTTCACCAATTTACCGTACATGGAGAACATTCCTTCGTCTACGGCTATATCGACAGAGAACATTAATCCTTGTCTTTCTGAAGTCCAATTTGAAGACCGGCCCGTTCTGAGAAGACTTAGCTGCCTGGCAAGAGATTTATCCATTGCTATTGTAGCTAATATGGGGGACGTTCAACCGTGTCAACCTCTAACTGACAAAGGATGTAGGACAACAACAAAGCTCGCTAAGTACAATACTGATGTTGCGTTTGATACTGACGGACGGCTTTTGGCGAAATATCACAAAAAGcatcttttctttgaatACGAATATACTGAACCAGAATCCGCGTCGTTGGCCGTATTTACGACATCGTTTGGCGTCAAATTTGGACTTTTTACTTGTTTTGACATGCTCTTTCAAAAACCTGCTCAGGAGCTTGTCAGGCGTTTGGGTATAAAGAATATTGCTTTTCCTACGGCCTGGATTAATTCGTTTCCCTATTTGGCCAGCGTGGCAGTGCAGCAGGCGTGGTCTCGAGCGATGGGAGTCAATGTATTAGCAGCAAATCTTCATATTCCTACTTACAATTTTACAGGATCTGGAATTTACTCCAGCGGAAAAGTTATATCAGAATTCATGAGCTCAGTTCCTGGCGAGTCAGAACTGCTGATGGGTAAAGTGAATGCAAATCCTCTTGGAAATCCACCCAAGATAGGAGGAGACGATCACTATGTCAATAAAAGCTACAAACCTGATCCAGAAAAGCATCCCCAGTTTGTCTATAAAGCTTTGGTTGGAAATGAAGGAGCAGTTGATGCGTGTCATGGAAACTTTTGCTGTCATGCCAAGTTCTCTCGGCAGGAGTTAGACGGAGAACTATATGCACTTGGAGCATTTAGTGGAATGGATGAACACGAACCTGAAGAGTACAAAATTCAAGTGTGTACTCTTCGTAAATGTGCTACCACGCTTTCCCAGTGCTCGCAGCAAACAAATGCGTCTCAGACCATGTTTTCCTTCCTTAGCATCAACGGCTCTTTTTCTGAGAGCACCTTTATCTATCCTGTATTTATGCTGGGAAACAGGCAACTGCTTCAACCTGAATTTGTTCATGTGGGAAATGGTTCGATGACCTACAATGACCAAAGCGTTGCCGTTTTGACTGCCACTCTTTACGGCAGAATTTTTACAGAAACTGTACGTGAATAG